A single Camelus bactrianus isolate YW-2024 breed Bactrian camel chromosome 1, ASM4877302v1, whole genome shotgun sequence DNA region contains:
- the LOC105066027 gene encoding phospholipid scramblase 2, translated as ISASPGHIGYPTPHTDNSETQDENPVPQNDYPKTKAENPCSKAGNSKTQAEYPGPKAGYTGTQTDYLVLPAGYSGSCPVGSPIQYQPVPLRPGVPAGLPWIPALPPSPDCPPGLEYLNQIDQIQIHQQIELTEVIIRIETNNKYEIKNSLGQRIYFAAEDTDCCTRYFCGAFRPFTMRILDLIGREVITLERPLRINWLCFPCCLQEIEIHAPPGIPIGYVTQIRHLFLPKFRIQNEKRKDILRITGPCFMCSFCGDVDFEIKSLEGKNVVGKISKQFTGIVREIFTNYSNFSIQFPSNADVKMKAVVLGACFLLDFMFYENTGCSKILTAGLL; from the exons ATTTCAGCATCTCCAGGACATATTGGCTACCCTACTCCCCATACTGACAATTCTGAAACCCAGGATGAAAATCCTGTCCCCCAGAATGACTATCCTAAAACCAAGGCTGAAAATCCTTGCTCTAAGGCTGGCAATTCCAAAACCCAGGCTGAATATCCTGGCCCCAAGGCTGGCTACACTGGCACCCAGACTGACTACCTAGTCCTACCAgctggctattcagggtcttgcCCAGTTGGCTCTCCCATCCAATACCAGCCAGTGCCTCTTCGGCCAGGTGTGCCTGCAGGACTGCCCTGGATTCCAGCACTACCACCTTCACCAGACTGTCCACCAGGATTGGAATATTTAAACCAG ATAGATCAGATTCAGATTCATCAGCAAATTGAACTTACAGAAG TCATAATACGTATtgaaacaaataacaaatatgaAATTAAGAACAGCCTTGGACAGAGGATTTACTTTGCAGCAGAGGATACTGATTGCTGTACCCGATATTTTTGTGGGGCTTTTAGGCCTTTTACCATGAGGATCCTTGACCTTATAGGCCGAGAGGTCATAACTCTGGAGAGACCACTAAGGATTAACTGGCTTTGTTTCCCCTGCTGCCTGCAGGAG ATAGAAATCCACGCTCCTCCTGGGATACCAATAGGTTATGTTACTCAGATCAGGCACCTATTTCTGCCAAAGTTTAGAAttcaaaatgagaagagaaaggatATACTAAGAATTACTGGTCCATGTTTCATGTGCAGCTTTTGTGGAGATGTTGATTTTGAG atTAAATCTCTTGAAGGGAAAAATGTGGTTGGCAAGATTTCTAAGCAATTTACTGGGATTGTAAGAGAGATATTTACAAATTACAGTAATTTTAGCATCCAGTTCCCTTCAAACGCTGATGTGAAAATGAAAGCTGTTGTGCTTGGCGCGTGTTTCCTCCTT GATTTCATGTTTTATGAAAATACTGGATGCTCTAAGATTTTGACAGCAGGACTGTTGTAG